A window of the Mucilaginibacter sp. cycad4 genome harbors these coding sequences:
- a CDS encoding alpha-L-fucosidase, whose product MNKFTGIALLLLGVGLNSFSQTTPKPYCVLPTKGQLNWQETGMYCIIHYGVDTYTDKEWGFGDEDPKIFNPSQFSALQIVAAAKAGGFKGVVVVAKHHDGFCIWPTKTTEHNISKSPYKNGKGDMLKEYREACDKLGMKLGVYCSPWDRNNPNYGTAEYVKIYRAQLKELYTNYGPLFISWHDGANGGDGYYGGKREVRKIDRSTYYGWDTTWAITRKLQPNAVLFGDVGPDVRWVGNEEGHAGETCWATYTPHAPDEGKIPANGYVKDYEGTEGTRNGKYWMPAECDVSLRPGWFYHKTQDEGVKSPYTLLDLYYKSVGRGAALDLGLSPDPRGIINEIDVKSLTEFGNLLKQTFAVNLAKGATLTASNVRGGNKAKFGPQFLLDDNRYSYWATDDKVTTPELTIDLHSPKTFNVIRLRENIKLGQRIEAVEVDAYLNGKWGQIGSATSIGGNRLIRLTQNITASKLRLRVTASPVAIALSDFGIYKEPVHLTAPKVARNKKGEISITTEAPVSAIHYTLDGHEPTLSSPVYSKPFTLNDGGVVKARSFEGKGQQSESTYVSFGYAKTDWNVFDANAAGDEWNKAENAFDENTRSLYSTLKKEDAQFPQQISVDLGREQKIKAFGYLPRQDKQAGGIVDSYVFYISNDGKAWEKIASGEFANIKSNPIEQPVVLKQEVRARYFKFEAAHVIAGNGITVAELSVY is encoded by the coding sequence ATGAATAAGTTTACAGGCATTGCCTTGTTGTTACTGGGTGTCGGTTTAAATTCTTTTAGCCAAACAACTCCCAAGCCATATTGCGTATTACCTACAAAAGGGCAGCTCAACTGGCAGGAAACAGGTATGTATTGCATTATCCACTATGGCGTTGATACGTATACCGACAAGGAGTGGGGTTTTGGCGACGAAGACCCAAAGATCTTTAACCCATCACAATTCAGCGCCTTACAGATTGTAGCTGCCGCAAAGGCGGGAGGCTTTAAGGGGGTTGTTGTGGTCGCCAAACACCATGATGGCTTTTGCATTTGGCCAACTAAAACTACAGAGCACAACATCAGCAAGAGTCCCTATAAAAACGGTAAGGGCGATATGCTGAAAGAGTATCGCGAAGCATGCGATAAGCTGGGCATGAAGCTGGGTGTTTACTGCTCACCTTGGGACAGGAATAATCCTAATTACGGCACTGCCGAATATGTAAAGATTTATCGTGCGCAATTGAAAGAGCTGTATACCAATTATGGCCCGCTGTTTATTTCATGGCACGATGGTGCTAACGGGGGCGATGGCTATTATGGCGGCAAACGCGAAGTAAGGAAAATTGACCGCTCAACTTATTACGGATGGGATACTACCTGGGCCATTACCCGTAAACTGCAGCCTAATGCTGTACTGTTTGGGGATGTTGGTCCGGATGTGCGCTGGGTAGGCAACGAGGAAGGCCATGCAGGTGAAACCTGCTGGGCAACCTATACGCCGCATGCACCTGATGAAGGAAAAATTCCGGCCAACGGTTACGTAAAAGATTATGAAGGCACAGAAGGTACCCGCAACGGTAAATACTGGATGCCGGCCGAGTGTGACGTATCGTTACGTCCGGGATGGTTTTATCATAAAACACAGGATGAAGGCGTAAAATCTCCTTATACCTTGCTTGATCTGTATTATAAAAGTGTAGGTCGTGGCGCGGCGCTTGACCTGGGTTTATCACCTGATCCGCGTGGTATTATTAATGAGATTGACGTTAAATCATTAACCGAGTTCGGCAATTTGCTTAAGCAAACCTTTGCTGTTAATTTGGCAAAAGGCGCCACGCTAACGGCAAGTAATGTACGAGGCGGTAACAAAGCCAAATTTGGTCCGCAGTTTTTATTGGATGATAACCGCTACAGTTATTGGGCTACCGATGATAAAGTAACTACTCCCGAATTAACTATCGATCTGCATTCGCCAAAAACATTTAACGTGATCCGCCTGCGCGAAAATATCAAACTCGGGCAGCGTATTGAGGCTGTTGAAGTAGATGCTTACCTGAACGGCAAATGGGGGCAGATTGGCTCGGCTACCAGCATCGGCGGTAACAGGCTGATCCGTTTAACACAAAATATAACGGCAAGTAAATTAAGGTTAAGAGTTACTGCATCGCCGGTGGCTATAGCTTTGAGCGATTTCGGGATCTATAAAGAACCTGTTCACTTAACAGCACCAAAAGTAGCCCGCAATAAAAAAGGCGAAATCAGCATCACAACCGAAGCGCCGGTAAGCGCTATTCACTATACGCTTGATGGCCATGAGCCAACGCTGAGTTCGCCGGTTTACAGCAAACCATTTACGCTTAATGACGGTGGAGTGGTAAAGGCCCGCAGCTTTGAAGGTAAGGGTCAGCAAAGTGAAAGTACTTATGTTTCTTTTGGCTATGCTAAAACCGATTGGAATGTATTTGACGCTAACGCTGCCGGTGATGAGTGGAACAAGGCCGAAAATGCTTTCGACGAAAACACACGCAGCCTTTACAGTACCCTGAAAAAGGAAGATGCACAATTCCCGCAGCAGATCAGCGTTGATTTGGGCCGGGAGCAAAAGATAAAAGCATTCGGCTACCTGCCAAGGCAGGACAAGCAAGCCGGGGGTATTGTAGATAGCTATGTGTTTTACATCAGCAATGATGGCAAAGCCTGGGAAAAGATAGCTTCGGGCGAGTTTGCCAATATCAAATCGAACCCTATTGAGCAGCCTGTTGTTTTAAAGCAAGAGGTAAGGGCCCGTTATTTTAAATTTGAAGCGGCACATGTAATTGCCGGTAATGGTATCACCGTGGCCGAATTAAGCGTTTATTAA
- a CDS encoding GH92 family glycosyl hydrolase — MKKQLVLAGLLALANLSSQAQRHRSQPMKKAAGLTQYVDPYIGTGFHGHVFVGASVPFGAVQLGPTNISEGWDWCSGYHISDSTIIGFQHTHLSGTGIGDLGDISFMPTTGAINVYKGSNKNLKSGYVSLFSHKDEVVKPGYYKVKLKKYDIGVELTASTRVGMHKYTFPASKDAHILIDLQEGIGWDRPVDTYIKQVDKNTICGYRFSKGWADDQRIYFTAVFSKPIKTFAVYDSTANIKGTELKGVKVKGVISFATTKGEVVYAKVGISPVSAENAMLNIKGEIPGWDFNKVVADADAAWNKQLQKITIKADSLSQMKKFYTAFYHTMIAPSIFNDVNGEYWGTDKKVHKNEGFNNVTTFSLWDTYRSNNPLSTIIHPEHVNDMINSMLAIYQQQGSLPVWHLMANETNCMVGYSAVPVVADALLKGYKGFDANLAYEAMKTTAMGDDRGIKYVKKYGYIPADSSRESVSMGLEYAIDDWSLAQVAKKLGKTEDYAYFSKRGAYYKNYYDAKAGFMRGRLSQDAWRTPYSPFISIHETGDFTEGNGWQYTFLVPQDVEGLIDMLGGVDKFNIKLDSLFIAQGDMGKFKSPDVSGLIGQYAHGNEPSHPMSYYYAYSGKPWKTAEKVRFILDDFYTDKPDGIIGNEDVGQMSAWYVLSAVGFYPVNPANGLYVFGSPVVNEATLQLQGNKKFHVVVKKNGPKNKYIQAMTLNGANYTKTYIKHTDVMQGGELVITMGDKPGTVWGVGEANRAVSVLK; from the coding sequence ATGAAAAAACAACTCGTTTTGGCCGGTTTACTGGCCCTGGCTAATTTAAGCTCCCAGGCACAAAGGCACAGGTCGCAGCCTATGAAGAAAGCAGCCGGTTTAACCCAATACGTCGACCCATACATCGGTACCGGTTTCCACGGTCATGTTTTTGTGGGTGCCAGTGTGCCGTTTGGCGCGGTGCAGTTAGGCCCAACTAATATTTCTGAAGGCTGGGATTGGTGCTCTGGCTATCACATTTCTGATTCTACCATCATCGGCTTCCAGCATACCCACCTAAGTGGTACCGGCATTGGCGATTTGGGCGATATTTCCTTTATGCCTACAACCGGAGCTATCAATGTATATAAAGGCAGCAATAAAAACCTAAAAAGCGGATATGTATCGTTATTTAGCCATAAGGATGAGGTTGTAAAACCGGGTTACTATAAAGTAAAACTTAAGAAATACGATATCGGCGTTGAGCTTACCGCCAGTACCCGCGTCGGGATGCATAAATACACTTTCCCGGCTTCAAAAGATGCACATATCCTCATCGATTTGCAGGAAGGCATTGGCTGGGACAGGCCAGTGGATACTTACATTAAACAGGTGGATAAGAATACCATTTGCGGTTATCGTTTTTCCAAAGGATGGGCAGATGATCAGCGTATTTATTTTACCGCTGTATTTTCAAAGCCTATTAAGACGTTTGCCGTTTACGATAGCACCGCTAATATAAAAGGCACCGAGCTTAAAGGTGTAAAAGTAAAAGGTGTAATCAGCTTTGCTACCACCAAAGGTGAGGTTGTTTATGCTAAAGTAGGGATCTCGCCGGTAAGCGCTGAGAATGCCATGCTTAACATCAAAGGCGAAATACCGGGCTGGGATTTTAATAAAGTAGTTGCTGATGCAGATGCAGCCTGGAACAAGCAATTGCAAAAGATCACGATCAAGGCAGATTCATTATCACAAATGAAGAAGTTTTATACCGCTTTTTATCACACCATGATAGCGCCCTCTATTTTTAACGATGTGAATGGCGAGTACTGGGGAACCGATAAAAAAGTCCACAAAAACGAAGGTTTTAATAATGTAACCACATTTTCGTTATGGGATACCTACAGGTCAAACAACCCGCTGTCAACCATTATCCACCCGGAGCATGTGAACGATATGATCAACTCCATGCTGGCTATTTATCAGCAGCAGGGCAGCTTACCGGTTTGGCATTTAATGGCTAACGAAACCAATTGCATGGTGGGTTACAGCGCGGTGCCGGTTGTTGCCGATGCTTTGTTAAAAGGTTACAAAGGCTTTGATGCCAACTTAGCATACGAGGCCATGAAAACCACCGCCATGGGCGATGACCGTGGTATTAAATACGTTAAAAAATATGGTTATATCCCGGCAGATAGCAGCCGCGAATCAGTTTCAATGGGTCTTGAATATGCCATTGACGACTGGAGCCTGGCGCAGGTAGCCAAAAAATTAGGCAAAACGGAAGATTATGCTTACTTCAGCAAACGTGGTGCCTACTACAAAAACTATTATGATGCGAAGGCGGGGTTTATGCGTGGCCGTTTATCGCAGGATGCCTGGCGTACACCTTACAGCCCATTCATTTCTATCCATGAAACCGGCGATTTCACCGAAGGCAATGGCTGGCAGTATACCTTTCTTGTTCCGCAGGACGTGGAAGGTTTAATTGATATGCTGGGCGGCGTTGATAAGTTTAACATAAAATTAGATTCGTTGTTTATTGCGCAGGGCGATATGGGTAAATTTAAATCGCCGGATGTATCAGGCTTGATCGGTCAGTATGCACATGGCAATGAGCCGAGCCACCCGATGAGCTACTATTACGCTTACTCAGGCAAACCATGGAAAACAGCCGAAAAAGTAAGGTTTATTCTGGATGATTTTTATACCGATAAACCGGATGGTATTATTGGTAATGAAGACGTAGGGCAAATGTCGGCCTGGTATGTGTTATCTGCTGTTGGTTTTTATCCTGTTAACCCGGCCAACGGTTTGTATGTATTCGGCAGTCCGGTAGTTAATGAGGCTACGCTGCAATTGCAGGGTAATAAAAAATTCCACGTAGTGGTTAAAAAAAATGGCCCTAAAAATAAGTATATCCAGGCCATGACGCTTAACGGAGCTAATTACACCAAAACTTATATCAAGCACACTGATGTTATGCAAGGCGGTGAACTGGTGATTACCATGGGAGATAAGCCTGGTACAGTTTGGGGCGTTGGTGAAGCCAATAGAGCGGTTTCTGTGTTGAAGTAA
- a CDS encoding DNA topoisomerase IB, with amino-acid sequence MNRLLKKLEKIGRDPKITAKAVGLRYVSDSSPGYTRKKSGKGWSYYDADGSLVKDKELIARFNKLVIPPAYTNVWISPYENGHLQFTGVDAAGRKQYRYHMYWNQIRNQSKYHRMQTFAAHLPAIREQVDKDLARRNLDHEKVVALVVRLMELTSIRVGNESYKKLYGSFGLTTLQNRHVKVEGSNLRFEFKGKKGVFHKVSLQSRKLARLVKQCREIPGKELFQYYNEDGTRCSVGSGDINSYLHEITGEDFTAKDFRTWAGSVSALYAFKEAGEFNSITECKKKIVGVLDEVAINLGNTRTVCKKYYVHPSVIKSYEEGTIFKYISQLDEREDVRAAELNIAEKALLNLLETEKLAEAS; translated from the coding sequence ATGAACCGTCTCCTCAAAAAGCTCGAAAAAATTGGCCGCGATCCTAAGATCACTGCAAAAGCAGTTGGCCTGCGTTACGTATCCGATTCCTCACCGGGATATACCCGCAAAAAATCGGGCAAGGGTTGGAGTTATTATGATGCCGACGGCTCGCTTGTAAAAGACAAGGAGTTGATTGCCCGTTTCAATAAACTGGTGATTCCGCCGGCTTATACCAACGTTTGGATCTCGCCGTATGAAAACGGTCACCTGCAATTTACGGGAGTTGATGCCGCCGGACGTAAGCAATACCGCTATCATATGTACTGGAATCAGATCCGTAATCAATCCAAATATCACCGCATGCAAACTTTCGCAGCGCATTTGCCTGCCATCCGGGAGCAGGTGGATAAAGACCTGGCAAGGCGCAACCTCGACCACGAAAAAGTAGTAGCATTGGTAGTGAGGTTGATGGAATTGACGAGTATCAGGGTAGGTAACGAATCCTACAAAAAACTTTATGGGTCTTTCGGTTTAACAACTTTGCAAAACAGGCATGTAAAAGTTGAAGGTTCTAACCTCCGGTTTGAGTTTAAGGGTAAAAAGGGTGTGTTTCATAAGGTATCGCTGCAAAGCCGTAAGCTGGCAAGGCTGGTAAAACAATGTCGGGAGATCCCGGGGAAAGAACTTTTTCAATACTATAACGAGGATGGAACAAGGTGTAGTGTAGGGTCTGGCGATATCAACAGCTATTTACATGAAATAACCGGCGAGGACTTTACTGCCAAGGATTTCCGTACCTGGGCAGGCAGCGTGAGCGCGCTGTATGCCTTTAAAGAAGCCGGGGAGTTTAACAGTATAACAGAATGTAAAAAGAAGATTGTGGGTGTTTTGGATGAAGTGGCGATAAACCTTGGGAACACGCGTACAGTTTGTAAAAAGTATTACGTGCACCCATCGGTTATTAAAAGTTATGAAGAAGGAACTATTTTTAAGTATATCAGCCAGCTTGATGAACGCGAAGACGTAAGAGCTGCCGAACTTAATATTGCTGAGAAAGCCTTACTCAACCTGCTGGAAACGGAAAAACTGGCCGAAGCCAGTTAG
- a CDS encoding M56 family metallopeptidase has protein sequence MPATFVFLLKVNIALLLFCAGYYLVLRPLTFYTLNRIYLLAAILFASIYPQINFSAFVQRHEELAKPMEQIAINWQSQVQLVNQPVQAIDYWYWLSVIFWTGAGLLLIRLVLQLLSLLRLYKNSKPQYIGEHLVRVMDKDAAPFSFWRSIYVNPAKHEPADLKSILLHEQVHVNQWHTADILLAELSSIFYWFNPGIWLIKRAVRENIEFITDRKILKNGIDSKTYQYSLVNVSFNNPQPGIVNHFNISTIKKRIIMMNAKRSSKLNLTRYAFVVPAVMALLLVFSISKADFAKPVRITIANAVQPLARIININPDEVVKQDAKPVKAPKPTSKAKAPKAAIAAAPAALPKVVLSPLAAATPLIAPNDTIKKIRIISDIKRDSLVFVVNGVVSTGKSLDPTKIENMYILTGDNARKFVKTEDDKPVKVAYIITKDAPNKDELEKNVPSITLKKVSTNLSGYTVLNDNDNINVVTVGPVSKSVDVKHVKSLVVVKGVSSSATGSSNSTITINGVKAKPTALSYSIKSDDDAIVAQGGDVIVTGYGKKANVKAIKVNGVSVMANGDKEPFIVIDGKRSDMDAFKKIDVKLIESISILQGDDATKKYGDKAKDGVVLVTTRKK, from the coding sequence ATGCCGGCTACATTTGTTTTTTTATTAAAAGTTAACATAGCCCTGTTGTTGTTTTGTGCGGGCTATTACCTGGTGCTGAGGCCCCTTACCTTTTATACGCTTAACCGGATCTATTTGCTTGCAGCCATCCTGTTTGCAAGCATCTACCCGCAAATCAATTTTTCGGCCTTTGTGCAACGGCACGAAGAACTGGCAAAACCTATGGAACAGATCGCTATTAACTGGCAGTCGCAGGTACAACTGGTAAACCAGCCGGTTCAGGCAATTGATTACTGGTACTGGCTGAGCGTTATATTCTGGACAGGCGCAGGTTTGTTGCTCATCCGCCTGGTGTTGCAGCTTTTATCCTTGTTACGGTTATATAAAAACTCCAAACCTCAATACATAGGCGAACATCTGGTTAGGGTTATGGACAAAGATGCCGCGCCGTTTTCATTTTGGCGGAGTATTTATGTGAACCCCGCCAAACATGAACCTGCCGATTTGAAATCAATCCTGCTGCATGAGCAGGTACATGTAAACCAATGGCATACCGCCGATATTTTGTTAGCCGAACTGAGCAGTATTTTTTACTGGTTCAACCCAGGCATCTGGCTTATAAAAAGGGCGGTAAGAGAAAATATCGAGTTTATTACCGACCGCAAGATCCTTAAAAATGGCATCGACAGTAAAACTTATCAATATAGTTTGGTAAACGTAAGCTTTAATAACCCCCAACCCGGCATTGTAAACCATTTCAATATTTCAACCATAAAAAAACGGATAATCATGATGAACGCGAAAAGATCGTCGAAACTTAACCTCACCCGCTACGCTTTTGTAGTGCCGGCCGTTATGGCCCTGTTGCTGGTATTCAGTATTTCAAAAGCTGATTTTGCCAAACCTGTGAGGATCACCATTGCCAACGCTGTACAGCCTTTGGCCAGGATCATTAATATTAACCCCGACGAGGTTGTAAAACAGGACGCTAAACCCGTCAAAGCTCCCAAACCAACATCAAAAGCAAAGGCCCCTAAAGCTGCAATTGCTGCTGCTCCGGCGGCACTTCCTAAAGTTGTATTAAGTCCACTTGCGGCTGCCACTCCATTAATCGCCCCAAATGATACTATCAAAAAGATCAGAATAATAAGCGACATTAAAAGAGATTCGCTGGTATTTGTGGTAAACGGCGTAGTTTCTACGGGCAAAAGCCTCGACCCTACCAAAATCGAGAACATGTATATACTTACAGGTGACAACGCTCGGAAGTTTGTAAAAACAGAAGACGACAAACCGGTTAAAGTAGCTTATATAATTACCAAAGACGCTCCTAATAAGGACGAGCTCGAAAAAAACGTACCAAGTATTACCTTAAAAAAGGTCAGCACTAACCTAAGCGGCTATACTGTGCTAAATGATAATGACAATATTAACGTAGTGACTGTTGGTCCGGTTAGTAAAAGTGTTGATGTAAAACATGTTAAAAGCCTTGTTGTAGTGAAAGGCGTAAGCAGTTCGGCAACTGGCAGCAGCAACAGTACAATAACTATTAATGGTGTAAAAGCCAAACCGACAGCTCTTTCATACAGCATCAAATCTGACGATGATGCCATAGTAGCTCAAGGCGGTGATGTTATTGTTACCGGGTACGGTAAAAAAGCAAACGTTAAGGCAATAAAGGTGAACGGGGTGAGTGTTATGGCTAATGGAGATAAAGAACCCTTTATAGTTATAGATGGTAAACGCAGTGATATGGATGCCTTCAAAAAAATTGATGTCAAATTAATAGAAAGCATTTCGATATTACAAGGCGACGATGCTACCAAAAAATACGGCGATAAAGCTAAAGATGGTGTAGTATTGGTTACTACCCGCAAAAAATAA
- a CDS encoding BlaI/MecI/CopY family transcriptional regulator, whose amino-acid sequence MEKLSQQEEEAMQAVWQSGPGFIKDFLDQLTEPKPPYTTLASTIKNLERKGFLKSEKLGNSFRYLPMIQEEEYKKRFMSGFVSDYFQNSYKDLVTFFANEKKISATDLKEIIKLIEKQ is encoded by the coding sequence ATGGAAAAACTATCGCAACAAGAGGAAGAAGCTATGCAGGCGGTGTGGCAATCGGGGCCCGGATTTATCAAGGATTTTTTAGATCAGTTAACCGAACCAAAGCCCCCTTACACCACCCTCGCCTCTACCATAAAAAACCTGGAACGTAAAGGATTTTTGAAAAGTGAAAAACTGGGCAACTCCTTTCGTTACCTGCCTATGATACAGGAAGAGGAATATAAAAAGCGCTTTATGAGCGGTTTTGTAAGCGACTATTTTCAAAACTCATATAAAGACCTGGTAACGTTTTTCGCCAACGAAAAAAAGATCAGCGCTACCGACCTGAAAGAGATCATTAAACTCATTGAAAAACAATAA
- a CDS encoding FAD-dependent oxidoreductase — MKTITRRDFLSKGAMLAGGAYPAMLALGLLKPSPAHAFNLEGSGKGKHIIILGGGLAGMTCAYELGKLGYQCTILEARQRTGGRCFSIRNGSTNTEIDKPTATARFDAGQYFNAGPSRIPHNHELTLHYCKELGVPIQVYNNVNEGAYYFAEGKGPLSNKKIKVREVHNDIRGYMTEMLAKSIDHGSLDSSFTKEDGEKIIEYLQAEGGLDIDKLYKASARRGYTESPGAGDKAGKVGDPHKLADLLHSGLMDPDFYNVAEYTYELQMTMFQAVGGMDQIAKALEKKVAPSIKTGAEVTAINNVTDGVKITYKDATGEHVLNGDLCICTIPLPVLSNISNNFNGDVSRAIDYISYNQTGKIGLQFKRRFWEEDEHIYGGITHTNNDLTQIFYPSYDYLGKKGILIGYYNFNEKAQKIGALGYAEREKFALEKGRLIHPQYDKEFENSFSVSWHKTKYNLGGWAVYTTETRKTQYPVLLKPDKQVYFAGEHLTYLNAWMAGAFESARSTVAAVHARVTGQLTQYPAQK; from the coding sequence TTGAAAACTATTACCCGCAGGGACTTTTTAAGTAAAGGTGCCATGCTGGCTGGTGGGGCATATCCCGCCATGCTTGCACTTGGCTTATTAAAACCGTCGCCCGCACATGCCTTTAACCTTGAAGGCAGCGGCAAAGGAAAACATATTATTATTTTAGGTGGCGGTTTGGCCGGCATGACCTGTGCCTATGAGCTTGGTAAGCTCGGCTATCAATGCACCATCCTGGAAGCACGCCAGCGTACCGGGGGGCGTTGCTTTAGTATCCGCAATGGGAGTACCAATACCGAAATTGATAAACCAACCGCTACAGCCCGTTTTGATGCAGGGCAGTATTTTAATGCCGGCCCTTCGCGCATTCCGCACAATCATGAACTTACACTGCATTACTGTAAAGAGTTGGGTGTGCCTATCCAGGTTTATAATAACGTAAACGAGGGGGCATATTACTTTGCTGAAGGTAAAGGGCCTTTATCAAACAAAAAGATAAAGGTTAGAGAGGTTCATAACGATATCCGTGGTTATATGACCGAAATGTTGGCTAAAAGCATTGATCATGGCAGTCTCGACAGCAGCTTTACCAAAGAGGATGGCGAAAAAATCATCGAATATTTGCAGGCTGAAGGTGGATTGGATATTGATAAATTGTACAAAGCGTCGGCCCGGCGTGGTTATACGGAATCGCCCGGCGCAGGTGACAAGGCAGGTAAAGTAGGCGATCCGCATAAACTGGCTGATCTGCTGCACTCCGGCTTAATGGACCCCGATTTTTATAACGTGGCCGAATATACCTACGAGCTGCAGATGACCATGTTCCAGGCCGTGGGCGGGATGGATCAGATAGCCAAAGCTTTAGAAAAGAAAGTAGCCCCGTCAATAAAAACGGGAGCGGAGGTTACTGCTATTAATAATGTGACTGATGGGGTTAAAATAACCTACAAAGATGCTACGGGCGAGCATGTGTTAAATGGCGACCTGTGTATCTGCACCATCCCATTGCCGGTTTTGAGTAATATCAGCAATAATTTTAACGGTGATGTTAGCAGGGCTATTGACTATATCAGCTATAACCAAACCGGCAAAATTGGCCTACAGTTTAAACGCAGGTTTTGGGAGGAGGATGAACATATTTATGGCGGTATAACGCACACTAACAACGATTTAACGCAGATTTTTTATCCATCCTATGATTATTTAGGAAAAAAGGGTATCTTGATTGGATATTACAACTTTAACGAAAAAGCGCAGAAGATCGGCGCTTTAGGCTACGCCGAAAGGGAGAAGTTCGCACTGGAAAAAGGCAGGCTCATCCACCCGCAATATGACAAAGAGTTTGAAAACTCGTTTTCGGTAAGCTGGCATAAAACCAAATATAATTTAGGAGGCTGGGCGGTGTATACTACCGAAACCCGCAAAACACAATACCCGGTACTGTTAAAACCCGATAAGCAGGTATATTTTGCTGGTGAGCATTTAACATACCTCAATGCCTGGATGGCCGGGGCCTTTGAATCGGCCAGGAGCACGGTTGCTGCTGTACATGCAAGGGTTACAGGTCAGCTTACCCAATATCCGGCTCAAAAATAA
- a CDS encoding histidinol-phosphate transaminase has protein sequence MSSTINRRNWIKSSAFMAGGLAFFSGTIGKLAAMPARVFKPLPRGLTDQEAVTNAGFELKARLLANENPFGPSATVKKAIQDAIDKSYQYPFMQLSLIYGKIAAYEGVNSNNILMDAGSTPLLLAAAMHFTKGGKSVITGDPSYDDLPGRAQQLEGKWVKVPLTADYKLDLDAMEAKVDDNTGLVYICNPNNPTATVVDTEKLKAFCERVSKKTTVFVDEAYIDYLPDPKAASMISSVKSGNNVIVARTFSKLYGFAGLRLGYIISQSDTIKTFEKYTTQAWSISATTLAAAIAGYREEAFLKETLEKTNASKEYLYSVLKKEGYEYIPSSANFVMFPLKMDGKKFVGEMMKRGVGIRNWQFNGKDWCRVSIGRMDEMEAFADAFKQLS, from the coding sequence ATGTCAAGTACAATTAACCGCAGAAACTGGATTAAATCCAGCGCATTTATGGCCGGGGGACTGGCCTTTTTTTCAGGAACAATTGGTAAGCTGGCAGCCATGCCGGCCCGTGTATTTAAACCCTTACCCCGCGGCCTAACGGACCAGGAAGCTGTTACTAATGCGGGCTTTGAATTAAAAGCAAGGCTGCTGGCCAACGAAAATCCGTTTGGCCCATCGGCTACGGTTAAAAAAGCCATTCAGGATGCTATTGATAAAAGTTATCAGTATCCTTTTATGCAGCTGTCTCTGATTTATGGGAAAATTGCTGCGTATGAAGGTGTAAACTCAAATAATATACTGATGGATGCGGGTTCAACCCCGCTTTTACTTGCGGCTGCCATGCATTTTACTAAGGGTGGTAAAAGTGTAATCACCGGCGACCCTTCATATGATGACCTGCCAGGCAGGGCACAGCAACTTGAAGGGAAATGGGTAAAAGTGCCCCTGACCGCCGATTATAAACTCGATCTGGATGCCATGGAAGCAAAGGTTGATGACAATACCGGCTTGGTTTATATATGCAATCCCAACAACCCAACTGCTACTGTTGTTGATACCGAAAAGTTAAAGGCCTTTTGTGAGCGGGTATCAAAAAAAACGACCGTTTTTGTTGACGAAGCTTATATAGATTACCTGCCTGATCCGAAGGCTGCAAGTATGATCAGTTCTGTCAAATCGGGTAATAATGTGATAGTTGCACGTACCTTTTCAAAACTTTATGGCTTTGCAGGCTTAAGGCTTGGATATATTATATCACAGTCGGATACCATCAAAACATTTGAAAAATACACTACCCAGGCCTGGAGTATCAGCGCAACTACACTCGCCGCTGCCATAGCAGGTTACCGCGAAGAAGCATTTTTGAAAGAAACCCTGGAAAAAACAAATGCTTCTAAGGAATATCTGTACTCGGTGCTTAAAAAAGAAGGATATGAATACATTCCTTCATCGGCGAACTTTGTCATGTTCCCGCTTAAAATGGACGGCAAAAAATTTGTCGGCGAAATGATGAAGCGCGGCGTAGGTATTCGTAACTGGCAATTTAACGGCAAAGACTGGTGCCGCGTAAGTATTGGCCGCATGGACGAAATGGAAGCCTTTGCCGATGCGTTTAAACAATTGTCTTAA
- a CDS encoding transposase has protein sequence MTRSSVRVVRYSISFKQKVVREIEEEGLSVTEASRRYGIGGAETVSRWLGALGKQYLQNKVIRVETKAEKDRLLELEQEVKKLKLALADAYLARDCAEEVVKQAGKLYGEDLKKKFGGQVSERSGQNTD, from the coding sequence ATGACAAGAAGTAGCGTAAGAGTAGTTCGGTACAGTATTAGCTTTAAACAAAAAGTAGTCAGGGAGATAGAAGAAGAAGGTCTGAGCGTGACAGAAGCAAGCCGTCGCTACGGGATCGGTGGAGCAGAGACAGTAAGCAGATGGCTTGGTGCATTAGGTAAACAATATTTACAAAACAAGGTAATCAGAGTGGAAACGAAAGCAGAGAAGGATCGGTTATTAGAATTAGAACAGGAAGTTAAAAAGTTAAAGCTGGCTTTGGCAGATGCTTACCTGGCGCGGGATTGCGCAGAAGAGGTAGTCAAGCAGGCAGGCAAACTATACGGGGAGGATTTAAAAAAAAAGTTTGGCGGTCAAGTATCGGAGCGCTCCGGTCAAAATACAGATTAA